In Erigeron canadensis isolate Cc75 chromosome 6, C_canadensis_v1, whole genome shotgun sequence, the following are encoded in one genomic region:
- the LOC122603929 gene encoding NADH dehydrogenase [ubiquinone] 1 alpha subcomplex subunit 2, producing the protein MASRIGQLSKNIKELRLLFCQTSPASSSTRSFVEKNYKELKKANPKLPILIRECSGTEPQLWARYDMGVERGIRLEGMSEAQISKALEDLAKGGAKS; encoded by the exons ATGGCGTCACGCATCGGACAACTTTCCAAAAATATCAAAGAACTTCGTCTCCTCTTTTGCCAAACTTCACCTGCCAGCTCCTCCACTAG ATCATTTGTTGAAAAGAATTACAAGGAGCTGAAGAAAGCAAACCCTAAGCTGCCGATTCTTATCCGCGAATGCAGCGGCACCGAACCTCAGCTTTGGGCACGATACG ACATGGGCGTTGAGAGAGGTATTCGCTTGGAAGGGATGTCAGAGGCCCAAATCTCTAAGGCATTGGAGGACCTTGCAAAGGGAGGGGCTAAATCCTAA
- the LOC122603357 gene encoding 40S ribosomal protein S15a: protein MVRVSVLNDALKSMYNAEKRGKRQVMIRPSSKVIIKFLMVMQKHGYIGEFEYVDDHRSGKIVVELNGRLNKCGVISPRFDVGVKEIEPWTARLLPSRQFGYIVLTTSAGIMDHEEARRKNVGGKVLGFFY, encoded by the exons ATGGTGAGAGTTAGTGTTCTTAACGATGCTCTTAAGAGCATGTACAACGCTGAAAAGAGGGGAAAGAGACAAGTTATGATCAGGCCTTCTTCAAAAGTGATCATCAAGTTTCTCATGGTCATGCAAAAGCATG GTTACATTGGTGAGTTTGAGTACGTTGATGACCACAGGTCAGGAAAGATCGTTGTCGAACTGAATGGACGCTTAAACAAGTGCGGGGTCATTAGTCCTCGATTTGATGTCGGCGTCAAGGAGATTGAACCATGGACCGCTAGACTTTTACCTTCCAGACAG TTCGGGTACATAGTTTTGACTACATCAGCTGGTATCATGGACCACGAGGAAGCAAGGAGGAAGAATGTGGGTGGCAAAGTTCTTGGGTTCTTCTATTAA
- the LOC122605602 gene encoding pentatricopeptide repeat-containing protein At1g07590, mitochondrial: protein MQAPVPFFRRHFIQAFRRTLSVSTSKPYLFCTQPTHNENKQNGSESTPEEVPKSLCGRIEKLAKGDPVGFAFQSWMGDGFPVHRGDIFHAINRLRKKKFNKRALEVMEWVIRERPYMPNQLDYSYLLEFTAKLHGISQGEKLFSHIPSEFQDELLYNNLVIACLDKGMIRLSLAYMKKMRELGHSISYMVFNRLIILHSSPTRRKSIPKILTQMKADKVPRHVSTYNILLKMEADQHNIEGLMKVFADMNRANTEPNEITYCIIATAHAVARLDTACEMYVEAIEKSMTGNNWSTLDILIILYGYLKKSKDLDRIWRFVQEQPHVKSKSYVLAIEAFGKIGDISRAEDLWSELKSKEELKSTNHFNSLISVYCRHGHVSKATGLYREMEKYGCKANSITFRHLAVGCLKSGLKMEALRTLELGMDLTTSMSVKRSSPWLETTYSLVDLFAESGDVENVEKFFDELKKANYAKYTFVYNTLIKGYVKAKIYDPNILKRMILGGAMPDSETYSLLKVLEQFRG from the exons ATGCAAGCACCAGTCCCCTTCTTCAGGCGTCATTTCATTCAGGCATTTCGTCGAACACTTTCGGTCTCTACTTCCAAACCCTATCTTTTCTGTACTCAGCCAACACATAATGAAAACAAACAGAATGGTTCAGAATCAACACCAGAGGAAGTACCAAAAAGCTTATGTGGGAGGATAGAGAAGCTGGCTAAAGGAGACCCAGTTGGGTTTGCATTTCAAAGCTGGATGGGCGATGGGTTTCCGGTTCATCGAGGCGATATTTTTCATGCCATTAATCGGTTGCGTAAAAAGAAGTTTAATAAACGTGCACTTGAG GTGATGGAATGGGTGATTAGGGAAAGGCCCTACATGCCAAACCAACTAGATTACTCGTATCTCTTGGAATTCACTGCTAAACTTCATGGAATCTCACAAGGCGAGAAACTATTTTCTCATATCCCTTCTGAGTTTCAAGACGAGTTACTATACAACAATCTTGTAATTGCTTGCTTAGATAAAGGCATGATACGATTATCATTAGCTTACATGAAAAAAATGAGGGAACTTGGTCACTCCATCTCTTACATGGTTTTTAACCGATTAATAATCCTCCATTCTTCCCCTACCCGAAGGAAATCTATTCCCAAAATTCTTACTCAAATGAAAGCTGATAAGGTGCCCCGACATGTCTCCACTTACAACATTCTTTTGAAAATGGAAGCTGACCAACACAATATTGAAGGGCTTATGAAGGTGTTTGCTGACATGAACCGTGCAAATACCGAGCCAAATGAGATAACTTATTGTATTATTGCTACTGCACACGCCGTGGCCAGGTTAGACACTGCATGTGAGATGTATGTCGAAGCTATTGAGAAGTCAATGACCGGGAATAACTGGTCAACACTGGATATACTCATTATATTGTATGGGTACTTAAAAAAATCTAAGGATCTAGACAGAATTTGGAGATTTGTCCAAGAACAACCCCATGTTAAATCTAAAAGCTACGTGCTTGCAATCGAAGCTTTTGGCAAGATTGGAGATATAAGTCGAGCTGAAGATCTTTGGTCAGAATTGAAGTCAAAGGAAGAGTTGAAGTCAACCAATCATTTCAATTCTTTGATATCTGTATATTGCAGACATGGTCATGTTAGCAAAGCGACCGGGTTGTATAGGGAGATGGAGAAATATGGCTGCAAAGCTAATTCAATAACTTTCAGACATCTTGCCGTTGGTTGCTTGAAATCAGGGTTAAAGATGGAAGCTTTAAGGACATTAGAGTTGGGTATGGATCTTACAACAAGCATGAGTGTGAAAAGGTCATCTCCATGGTTAGAAACTACATATTCATTAGTCGATCTTTTTGCAGAAAGTGGTGATGTTGAGAATGTAGAGAAATTTTTTGATGAATTGAAGAAAGCGAACTATGCTAAGTACACTTTTGTTTACAATACCTTAATTAAGGGTTATGTGAAGGCAAAGATTTATGATCCAAATATTCTAAAACGCATGATTCTTGGAGGGGCTATGCCAGACTCTGAGACCTACAGTCTGTTGAAAGTCCTTGAACAGTTTCGGGGTTAA